The following nucleotide sequence is from Cicer arietinum cultivar CDC Frontier isolate Library 1 chromosome 2, Cicar.CDCFrontier_v2.0, whole genome shotgun sequence.
GATCTAAGAAAATTCTAGAGAGGTGTAGAAGTAGATGAAAAATATAGAGGCATAACATTAAATGGAAATAGCTGAGAGAAGTGTGTAGAAGTCGCTCTTAAAGTATGTAGAACTCTTTCTTGGATCCAAATAAAAGGGTAAAGATCGTCATTTGTACACCAAGGAAAGCAAACCAAGCAATAAACATTATTCTTCTCCCAAAAACTCTTCCGTCTCAGCTCCTCCCAAAAGTCAACTTTGTTAAATTGGGGTTTAGAAAATAGGTATGTATCCTTGAAGAGAACTTGCCAGATTTAGAATGAATTCAAACTCTATAATCAAGAGAAGAAGTACGAGGGACATACGTATGCTTCAATTCAACCAAGAAagaattgaagaatgttagaggGAATTTTCCTAGAACCATTATCAATAAAAGAACACACTTTAGAGTTCATGTGACAATATAAATGAATAGGAATATTCAAAATATCAACCATCGGTTGAGAAAGACAATGATCTATCCAAAAATTAATATGAGTACCATCCCTTATCTGTCACTTAGAGTTTTCATGAAGTATAAGTAAACAATCTTTAACACCATTCCATATACTAGACTTcacataataataaattataatagagATTTTGAAAACATGGGCTCAATGAAGATCCGAGTTAATAACTTCCAACATAGCTTTAAATTAGCAGCTCAATTAATAGCCTTTATAGAACGCAACCTCAATCCATCCTCATCAATGTGCTTACAAATATGATTCCAAAAAATCGTGAATAATTTCTTAATATTGACATCACCAAATCAGATAAAACTCTGCACCCACTTATCCACTTGATGTAATAATGATTTGGACCAAGAGTAAACTAAAAAGCTATGCAACAACATACCTTATACAACATTAGTATTCTACTTAGGAATAATCCAACTTGGTTGAAAAAATTGAACCACAACCTTGTacacataattattaataatttccCAAAAAAGTTAATAGAAAGAGGCGCCAAAACCATCAGTGTTTGAAGCAGAGTCGAAATTCGTACTAAAAACcgctttttttttatcaactccATAGAAGAGATTTGAATTAACATATTGTTGTACTCATCTATCACCAAAGACATGATGACTACCCCCACTAAGACATAGTTAGTAATATCATTTGAAGCCCCAAACAAgtgttgaaaataatttaatgagaTGTAGGCTATGAGTGAGTGATATGAATTTTGAATGATTATGAGTTATGATTggtgattttataatatgtgaATTATAAAATGTTAAGAATGGtgataaatgaaaaaatgaagttaaaaaatattacaaatataaacaaatattttgggtattttgttttttaaaataaaaagaggagTGTGGATAGTAACGTGAGGGTGCGGGTCCcaattttgttatgtttttggGTTTAATCTAAACTCGTTGTTAATCAAGTTTTTCATAAACCCTTAACGATGGCCACGAGAAGCTACACTGCCAAATGGCGTCGTTGGGAACTCCAATTCATTTTCGGTGGATGTCAGAGAGAGATCGATTGTCGCCGCCTCTGGAAGCAAACAAGAAGATGAACCATTACATTACAGGAAGTCATTGACTTTAGGTATGCTTTTATGCCTTCATCATActatattgtaatttaaatcaatttactgattaattaatttgaagtttgtaaATGAATCTGTATTTTGTACACAGTTGTCAGACATTCTTGGTGGTTCATGTACATGTAAATTCTAGTAAAGATTAGGTCTAACAAGTGTCATGGAATAGTCCTAATATCATGGCAAATTATAAACCACAAGCTGCacaaggaaaaggaaaaggaaaaggaaaaaacaGATAAGATTAACAACATTGCATGACAAGGATATATGTACTTAATGCTTTCATAcataagttttaaaaatagaacaagAGATTACATGTAAGGCAGTGTCATTGATAAGCAAACCACCAACAGAAACTTTCTTTACAAATTGTTCCTTGAACTTATTGTCCTTTGTAAATAAATATGCTGCACGTGGCTTTGTTCTCGAGTTAATCACATTGAAGCTTTCTTCCAGCTTATTCACCTGTTCCAGGCACAaagcaaaattataattcatcttccattgttttaaatttgatacaAGCTGATGAAGGTTATCGATGAATATTCGAAGTATAAATACATGTTTCCAAGTTATTAGTTAAGCATTCAGCTataaaaaattccaatttttccGCAATTAAAGGACAAGCAACTGTTAATTTAGCTGTGATATTTTCATGTAACATCTATAAACCATTTTAAGAGTTTGAAGTCTTTCTAATTTATGATAATCTGATTGAGTACTAACTCTTAAAGGTAGAATCACTTTTGACTCTTGTACCACATTAAAATGCACATATCAATTACGCATGCAGCAAGACTATGTGCGCAGATTGTTCACATTAGATTATTGGAAAAGTAACCAAAgatgagaaaataaaatttgaaaagaatgtCACACAAATAGTTATTTGTTTGCTTTTATACATACCGTGATGATGGGAAGCAATGGGGAACACACACCAATCTATTATCCTATAATCAAAACTCAAAATCAAAGCTCCTTCCACACAACACTTCAAGGAGAAAACACAATAATGAACTAAAGCAATCAATAAATGTCTAATAGGCCACCACAACATTCAATGATtcaacaatataaaatttacCTGAATAATTCCTTTTACTCTCCATACTCCATGCTTGAGAACAACAATTTGGGGATCATAAGGGTGTAATTCTCTAAGTTCCTGTCTAACACCCTCGAGATTTGCATTGTGTTCAGGAGACAGCTGAATCGCTGCAACCCCACCAACACAATAATCTCCCACATTTGCGATAAAAAGCGTCTGCTGAAAAATCACTCCAACCAAACAACAAGTCCCAGTAGTTGCAACTTGTGGTCGAGTATTCCATAATTCAGAAACCATGGCAGTAAACCCTTTTTCAGTTAAACGAAACGCCGCTTGAATCGTCTCAGCGGTCAC
It contains:
- the LOC101488602 gene encoding probable protein phosphatase 2C 42 isoform X1 — translated: MVSELWNTRPQVATTGTCCLVGVIFQQTLFIANVGDYCVGGVAAIQLSPEHNANLEGVRQELRELHPYDPQIVVLKHGVWRVKGIIQVNKLEESFNVINSRTKPRAAYLFTKDNKFKEQFVKKVSVGGLLINDTALHRRRQSISL
- the LOC101488602 gene encoding probable protein phosphatase 2C 42 isoform X2, giving the protein MVSELWNTRPQVATTGTCCLVGVIFQQTLFIANVGDYCVGGVAAIQLSPEHNANLEGVRQELRELHPYDPQIVVLKHGVWRVKGIIQVNKLEESFNVINSRTKPRAAYLFTKDNKFKEQFVKKVSVGGLLINDTALHLVVYNLP